From the genome of Leptolyngbya sp. FACHB-261, one region includes:
- the rpiA gene encoding ribose-5-phosphate isomerase RpiA, which yields MTEAADQTKLLKQLVGQAAAERVQSNTVLGLGTGSTTAFAIATIGERLRSGSLTNVRGIPTSFQASVLAKQHGIPLITLDDVDSIDLAIDGADEVDPQLNLIKGGGAAHTREKVVDALAKEFIVVVDQSKLVDRLGSTFALPVEVLPMAVAPVTRALIALGGKPDLRMGIRKDGPVITDQGNMVLDVTFENLSDPAELEKTINNIPGVLENGLFIGLATIVLVGEIKDGQPVVRQIP from the coding sequence ATGACCGAAGCTGCCGACCAAACTAAGCTGCTCAAACAATTAGTGGGCCAAGCTGCTGCTGAGCGGGTGCAATCAAATACTGTGCTTGGGCTAGGAACCGGCTCCACCACCGCCTTTGCCATTGCCACCATCGGTGAACGGCTGCGCTCCGGTAGCCTCACCAACGTCCGAGGGATTCCCACTTCGTTTCAAGCATCGGTGTTGGCAAAACAGCATGGCATTCCGCTGATTACGCTGGATGATGTTGACTCGATTGACCTGGCCATTGACGGCGCTGACGAAGTCGATCCGCAACTGAATTTGATCAAAGGCGGCGGCGCTGCTCACACTCGTGAAAAAGTTGTCGATGCCCTTGCCAAAGAGTTCATCGTCGTTGTGGACCAATCAAAATTGGTGGACCGGCTGGGCTCTACTTTTGCCTTGCCAGTCGAAGTTTTACCAATGGCAGTCGCACCAGTGACTCGTGCCCTTATAGCCCTGGGCGGTAAGCCGGACTTGCGCATGGGCATTAGAAAAGACGGGCCAGTGATTACTGACCAAGGCAACATGGTGTTAGATGTAACATTTGAGAACCTTTCCGACCCTGCTGAGTTGGAGAAGACAATCAACAACATTCCTGGCGTGCTCGAAAATGGCTTGTTCATTGGTTTAGCTACTATCGTCCTAGTAGGCGAAATCAAGGATGGCCAGCCCGTCGTGCGCCAGATTCCCTAA
- a CDS encoding nuclear transport factor 2 family protein, which translates to MDLSTEAAVLQANQSFYRAFAEKDIEAMTEIWSKGSSVRCIHPGRTSTLRGWPAVRQSWEQIFRNTDDIKIDLEDVMLEVYENIALVTLVENIQQSVEGRSGRFRTSATNIFEQLAGRWYLIHHHGG; encoded by the coding sequence ATGGATCTAAGCACCGAAGCTGCCGTATTACAGGCCAACCAATCGTTCTACCGGGCTTTTGCTGAGAAAGATATCGAAGCCATGACCGAGATTTGGTCCAAAGGCAGCTCGGTGCGTTGTATTCATCCAGGCCGGACTTCGACGCTGCGCGGTTGGCCTGCAGTGCGACAGTCTTGGGAGCAGATTTTCCGCAACACAGACGACATCAAGATTGACCTGGAAGACGTGATGCTGGAGGTCTACGAGAATATTGCGCTCGTCACCCTAGTCGAAAATATCCAGCAGTCGGTCGAGGGTCGGTCGGGCCGCTTCCGCACCAGCGCCACCAATATTTTTGAGCAACTAGCAGGCCGCTGGTATCTGATTCACCATCACGGCGGCTAA